The DNA segment TATCATTTCCAAATTAGACAAGTTTATATTAAAATTACATAATTTCTCTATATTATTTTCAAATAATTTAATATTTTTCTCTATAATCTGAATTTTTTCTACAGGAAATAGGCTGAATATAAACAAATCTTTCTTTAAATCTTCTTTTAAAGTAAAATTTATTGTATACTTAAACTCTCCTAGTCCATTTGAAGATATGTATGAATAATTTTCAATACTATGAACCAAATATTTGGAATTTAAGTTATAGCCCAGTTGTCTTAGTCTTTCAACTTCATACATATTATATATTATTATGTTTATAATTATAAGGATTTACCTCGAATAACTAATAAAAATTATTAATGCCTATGTTGTCTATTCTACTTAAATCTATTCAGAAATTTATATGAATAAATGTAAATCCTTTATATAAATTAAAATATAAAACATCATTTAACGATTTCTAGCAATTTGCGGGAAAAATACTGCATCGTGTCTTATACAGTACTCGAAAGAATTAAAAACTTATTATAAATTTATCGTATATTTCTGATCACTTTTAATGTACAATATAACTAAAAAATTTTTATCAAACCCATAGTATAAGATTATAAATATTTTATTTCATGCATATGGATATATTACTAGATTTATCTAGAGTTATTATTACAGTTTTAAATTTTCTTACTTTTGATATTGAATTTCGTATCATCTCAATTTCATGAAATAATGTTTCTGGGACGCTTATAATTATTTCCTTATCTTCTACATTTTTAGGTAAAACAAAATTAAAGAATTTCTCATAATTTGATATTAGTGACCTAGGTATCTCCTTATAATAAAGGCATTCCTCGCTTATTTCCTTCTTTCTTTCCATATGGAATATATACTTATTAATATTATAAACATTTCGTATAGATTAGTCTATATAAATATATTTAAATAGAAGAATTAACTGCAATATTCTGATGTAATACTTTTTTATTCTTGATCGTCAAAGTAATACTCATGAAGGTAATAGAGTCATTATACGACAGATCAATGAGCGAACATGGATTATTTGCTAAAGATGTTCTAGACGAGATTATCCCTAAACTTAAGGCTAACGCTCATTATTTTAGGAGTAAAGGAAGCATATTCTCTTTGGCACCGTCGAATAAATATATTTGGACAATGAGGATAAACCTAAAACCATTTTATGTTATACTGTGCAAATACAGATATACTTATTGGACTCTTCCGGATTTAGAGCTTAAAATAATTGATTGCTATAGACTAAAAGGCGAAGTTGAGAAGTACTTCAAGGAGAAGTTTTACTTAGTAATTGAAGAGTAAAGAATTGAAGGCTAGACTAACATTAAGAGAATTAACTCTTACTCCTTGTCTTTATTTATTTCTGACTTCCTCCT comes from the Acidianus infernus genome and includes:
- a CDS encoding DUF4898 domain-containing protein, whose product is MERKKEISEECLYYKEIPRSLISNYEKFFNFVLPKNVEDKEIIISVPETLFHEIEMIRNSISKVRKFKTVIITLDKSSNISICMK